Proteins encoded within one genomic window of Meriones unguiculatus strain TT.TT164.6M chromosome 20, Bangor_MerUng_6.1, whole genome shotgun sequence:
- the LOC110565564 gene encoding large ribosomal subunit protein uL23-like: MAPKAKKEAPAPPEAEAKAKALEAKKAVLKGVHSHKKKKIYTSPTFRWPKTLRLQRQPKYPGLSAPRRNKLDHYTIIKFPLTTESAMKKIEDNTLVFIVDVKANKHQIKQAMKKLYDIDVAKVNTLIKA, encoded by the coding sequence ATGGCGCCAAAAGCGAAGAAGGAAGCTCCTGCCCCTCCCGAAGCCGAGGCCAAAGCGAAGGCCTTGGAAGCTAAGAAGGCAGTGCTGAAAGGCGTCCACAGCCACAAAAAGAAGAAGATCTACACGTCACCCACCTTCCGGTGGCCCAAGACCCTGCGGCTCCAGAGGCAGCCCAAATACCCTGGATTGAGTGCGCCCAGGAGAAACAAGCTGGACCACTATACCATCATCAAATTCCCCCTGACCACTGAGTCAGCCATGAAGAAAATAGAGGACAACACACTTGTGTTCATTGTGGATGTCAAGGCCAACAAGCATCAGATCAAACAAGCCATGAAGAAACTATATGACATTGATGTGGCCAAAGTTAATACCCTGATAAAGGCCTGA